A single region of the Bacteroides luhongzhouii genome encodes:
- a CDS encoding glycoside hydrolase family 43 protein gives MRTLRLILSGWQSVGLVVFIMLFFNMEVSGKGKITKNAPVFTQFIYQGEDAIYQNNPLKPGEFYNPILQGCYPDPSITRKGNDYYLVCSSFAMFPGVPIFHSNDLVNWKQIGHVLDRTSQLKVEDCGISAGVYAPAIRYNPNNDTFYMITTQFSGGFGNMVVKTKNPENGWSDPIKLQFEGIDPSLFFDDNGKAYVVHNDAPAKANERYSGHRVIKIWDYDVENDKVVPGTDRIIVNGGVNIEEKPIWIEAPHIYKKDGRYYLMCAEGGTGGWHSEVIFVSDHPKGPYLPANNNPILTQRYFPANRADKVDWAGHADLVEGPDGKYYGVFLGIRPNEKNRVNTGRETFILPVDWSGTFPVFENGLIPMKPTLKMPSGVENQTGKNGYLPSGNFVFKDDFSDKTLDFRWIGLRGPREDFVDMTDKGLRIIPFTSNINEVKPTSTLFYRQQHNQFTAAATMEYKPKNEKDFAGITCYQNERYHYVFGITKKGKDYYLILQRTEKGQTSVLGEVKIEVERPVTLQVTANGDHYRFNYSTDGKSFINLGGTVSGDILSTNVAEGFTGAMIGLYATSAGN, from the coding sequence ATGAGAACATTAAGATTGATTTTGTCGGGCTGGCAATCCGTGGGGCTTGTCGTATTTATTATGTTGTTTTTTAATATGGAGGTGAGTGGTAAGGGTAAAATAACGAAAAATGCTCCTGTCTTTACGCAATTTATTTATCAGGGGGAGGATGCTATTTATCAAAACAATCCTTTAAAGCCGGGTGAGTTCTATAATCCTATTTTGCAGGGTTGCTATCCCGATCCGAGTATAACACGGAAAGGGAATGATTATTATTTGGTGTGCTCATCTTTTGCCATGTTTCCCGGGGTACCTATTTTCCATTCTAATGATCTGGTCAACTGGAAACAAATCGGTCATGTGCTGGACAGAACGTCACAATTAAAGGTTGAAGATTGTGGTATTAGTGCAGGTGTATATGCTCCTGCTATAAGATATAATCCCAATAATGATACGTTTTATATGATAACCACTCAATTTTCAGGTGGCTTTGGAAATATGGTGGTAAAGACAAAGAATCCGGAGAATGGCTGGAGTGATCCGATCAAACTACAATTTGAAGGCATTGATCCTTCTCTTTTCTTTGATGATAATGGCAAGGCATACGTGGTACATAATGATGCTCCTGCTAAAGCAAACGAGCGTTACTCGGGACACCGTGTCATAAAAATATGGGATTATGATGTGGAGAATGATAAAGTGGTTCCGGGAACGGACCGGATCATAGTAAACGGTGGCGTCAATATAGAAGAAAAGCCGATATGGATTGAAGCTCCTCATATCTATAAGAAAGATGGACGTTATTATTTAATGTGTGCCGAAGGAGGAACCGGAGGCTGGCATAGCGAAGTCATTTTTGTAAGTGATCATCCGAAAGGACCTTATCTCCCGGCAAATAATAATCCTATTTTAACTCAACGTTATTTTCCTGCAAACCGGGCGGATAAAGTAGACTGGGCCGGTCATGCAGACTTAGTGGAGGGACCCGATGGAAAATATTATGGTGTATTTTTAGGAATACGCCCCAATGAGAAGAACAGAGTGAATACCGGACGCGAAACTTTTATTCTTCCGGTGGACTGGAGCGGAACATTTCCCGTTTTCGAGAATGGGCTTATCCCTATGAAACCTACATTGAAGATGCCTTCGGGAGTTGAGAACCAAACAGGGAAAAACGGTTATTTGCCTAGTGGCAACTTTGTCTTTAAGGATGATTTCTCCGATAAGACATTAGACTTTAGATGGATCGGTCTTAGAGGTCCTCGTGAAGATTTCGTTGATATGACCGATAAAGGGTTGCGGATCATCCCTTTTACCTCAAATATCAATGAAGTGAAACCTACTTCTACTTTGTTCTACCGTCAGCAGCATAATCAATTTACAGCGGCAGCGACCATGGAGTACAAACCGAAAAACGAGAAAGATTTTGCCGGTATAACATGTTATCAAAATGAAAGATATCACTATGTTTTCGGTATCACTAAAAAGGGAAAAGACTATTATCTGATACTGCAAAGAACTGAAAAAGGTCAAACAAGTGTTCTAGGAGAGGTAAAGATAGAGGTAGAGAGACCTGTGACACTGCAAGTAACAGCCAATGGAGATCATTATCGTTTTAATTATTCGACTGATGGAAAGAGTTTTATAAATTTAGGAGGAACCGTTTCCGGTGATATTCTTTCTACAAACGTAGCAGAGGGATTTACAGGAGCAATGATTGGCTTGTATGCAACATCAGCTGGTAATTAA
- a CDS encoding glycoside hydrolase family 97 protein: MSVEKNLKSRNMMKFFIVMAMLLGSSVASAENKQITSPDGKLVVTVADMDGRPSYSVSYDNVLFLKPSPLGIIANIGDFSSGMSLEKNVSTNKIDETYKLASIKQSKVRYVANEAVFSFTQQGKTIYDVIFRISNNDVAFKYKMYPQGETLSCVVKQEVTGFAFPDGITTFLCPQSKPMGGFARTSPSYETSYTADDVAGKNGWGEGYTFPCLFRNGDNGWALVSETGVNGGYCASRLLGQEVGTYTIGFPQEGEANGNGTVSPGIALPGETPWRTITVGKTLAPIVETTVPFDVVKPLYPAKGEYTYGRGSWSWIIGMDGSTNYKEQLRYIDFSAAMGYQSVLVDALWDKQIGRDKIEELAKYGKDKGVALYLWYNSNGYWNDAPQTPRGIMDNAIARRKEMKWMQSIGIRGIKVDFFGGDKQMTMQLYEDILSDANEYGLLVIFHGCTLPRGWERMYPNFASSEAVLASENLHFSQGSCDHEAFNATLHPFIRNTVGSMDFGGSALNKYYNADNAPRGSRRVTSDVYALATAVLFQSPVQHFALAPNNLTDAPSWAIDFMKEAPTTWDEVRFIDGYPGKYVILARRHGDKWYIAGVNAQKETLKLKVNLPMFSNGEKVRLFSDDKALQGSVKQIGIGKKQELQLSIPCNGGVLITK; encoded by the coding sequence ATGTCAGTAGAAAAGAATCTAAAAAGTAGAAATATGATGAAGTTTTTTATAGTAATGGCTATGCTATTGGGTAGTAGCGTTGCAAGTGCAGAAAATAAACAGATAACAAGTCCTGATGGAAAGTTGGTAGTAACAGTCGCAGATATGGATGGAAGACCCTCTTATTCTGTTAGTTATGACAATGTTCTCTTTTTGAAGCCATCTCCATTAGGGATTATAGCAAATATAGGAGATTTTTCATCGGGGATGTCGCTGGAGAAAAATGTTTCAACAAATAAAATAGATGAAACATACAAGTTGGCTTCTATTAAGCAGAGCAAGGTTCGTTATGTGGCAAATGAAGCTGTATTTTCGTTTACACAACAAGGGAAAACAATTTATGATGTTATATTCCGCATAAGTAATAACGATGTTGCTTTTAAATATAAGATGTATCCGCAAGGTGAGACACTAAGTTGCGTGGTTAAGCAAGAAGTCACAGGATTTGCATTTCCTGACGGAATCACCACTTTCCTTTGTCCGCAAAGTAAACCGATGGGAGGATTTGCCCGTACTTCTCCAAGTTATGAGACGTCTTATACGGCAGATGATGTCGCAGGGAAAAATGGCTGGGGAGAAGGATATACATTTCCCTGTTTGTTCCGTAATGGAGATAACGGTTGGGCGCTTGTTTCCGAAACGGGAGTAAATGGCGGATATTGTGCGAGCCGTCTGTTGGGACAAGAAGTAGGGACATATACCATTGGATTTCCGCAAGAAGGTGAAGCAAATGGGAATGGTACGGTTTCTCCGGGGATAGCATTACCGGGCGAGACGCCTTGGCGTACTATTACTGTGGGCAAGACTTTGGCTCCAATAGTGGAGACAACGGTTCCTTTTGATGTTGTAAAACCGCTTTATCCTGCAAAAGGAGAGTATACGTATGGCAGGGGTTCATGGAGCTGGATTATCGGTATGGATGGAAGTACTAATTACAAAGAGCAACTCCGGTATATTGATTTCTCGGCAGCAATGGGGTATCAGTCTGTGTTGGTGGATGCCTTGTGGGATAAACAAATAGGACGTGATAAAATTGAAGAATTGGCTAAATATGGGAAGGACAAAGGGGTAGCTCTTTATTTGTGGTATAATTCGAATGGGTATTGGAATGATGCTCCGCAAACTCCGAGAGGTATTATGGATAATGCGATAGCCAGACGTAAGGAGATGAAATGGATGCAAAGCATTGGTATCCGTGGAATAAAAGTTGACTTTTTCGGAGGTGACAAGCAAATGACCATGCAGTTGTATGAGGATATCTTGTCGGATGCAAACGAGTACGGTCTTTTAGTTATTTTCCATGGATGTACTTTGCCTCGTGGCTGGGAACGTATGTATCCTAACTTCGCATCGAGTGAGGCTGTATTGGCTAGTGAAAATCTTCATTTCTCTCAAGGCAGCTGTGATCATGAGGCTTTTAATGCCACCCTGCATCCGTTTATCCGTAACACTGTAGGTAGCATGGATTTTGGCGGTAGTGCATTGAACAAATATTATAATGCGGATAATGCTCCACGGGGAAGCCGGCGGGTGACATCAGATGTCTACGCACTGGCTACGGCGGTTCTATTTCAGAGTCCGGTACAGCATTTTGCTCTGGCACCGAATAACCTGACCGATGCTCCGTCGTGGGCTATTGATTTTATGAAAGAGGCTCCAACGACTTGGGACGAGGTACGTTTCATTGACGGTTATCCTGGTAAATACGTTATTCTTGCCCGTCGTCATGGCGACAAATGGTATATTGCCGGAGTAAATGCGCAGAAGGAAACACTGAAACTTAAAGTTAATTTGCCGATGTTCTCCAATGGAGAAAAGGTGAGACTATTTAGTGATGATAAGGCATTGCAGGGTAGCGTAAAACAAATAGGAATAGGAAAGAAACAAGAATTGCAACTATCTATTCCTTGCAATGGTGGAGTATTAATAACCAAATAA
- a CDS encoding TIM-barrel domain-containing protein yields MKIHHLFWGICLCFNTNILFAQNYQKTSSGIKTTVNAVDIEVQFFAPAVARVIKSPEGVAYEKQSLSVIAKPEKVSFKADIQDNKIVLNTSELSVSVDAGTGIVSYFSKDGKSLLVEKSGMQFIDFDDAGTKTYQVYQPFVLDKEEAIYGLGQLQNGKMIQRNMTKNLIQGNVEDVSPFFQSTKGYGVFWDNYSPTLFTDNETETSFRSEVGDCVDYYFMYGKNADGVIAQVRSLTGQAPMFPLWTYGYWQSKERYKSQEEVVDVVRKYRELGIPLDGIIQDWQYWGHNYLWNAMDFQNPAFNNPQKMIEDVHAMNAHMAISIWSSFGPMTKPYRELDKKGMLFSFTTWPQSGLESWPPNMEYPSGVRVYDAYNPEARDIYWKYLNDGIFKLGMDAWWMDSTEPDHLDWKPEDMDTKTYLGSFRKVRNAYPLMTVGGVYDHQRAVTSDKRVFILTRSGFLGQQRYGANVWSGDVASTWESFRNQIPAGLNFSLCGMPHWNSDIGGFFAGHYNKSWNDDSASKNPLYQELYVRWLQFGTFNPMMRSHGTDVYREIYKFGKKGEPVYDAIEKMIGLRYSLLPYIYSTSREVSNRQSSFMRALMMDFVDDRKVWDINDEYMFGKSLLVAPIAHAQYTPEAVVKVSEEEGWNRDGAKKTKTDAVVDFMETKSTKIYLPAGTLWYDFWTNEKHEGGKEITKETTLDVIPLYVKAGSIIPVGPQVQYATEKPWDHLELKVYAGANGNFILYEDEFDNYNYEKGAYTEIPISWNNASRKLTIGARKGAYEGMLKNRKFTVTLQDGTQKNVDYNGKAISVKF; encoded by the coding sequence ATGAAAATACATCATCTATTTTGGGGCATATGTTTATGCTTCAACACAAATATTTTATTCGCACAAAACTATCAGAAAACATCGTCCGGTATCAAGACTACTGTGAATGCAGTGGATATAGAAGTACAATTCTTTGCGCCTGCTGTGGCGAGAGTAATAAAGTCTCCGGAAGGTGTTGCCTATGAAAAACAGAGTCTTTCTGTAATTGCCAAACCTGAAAAGGTGAGTTTCAAAGCTGACATACAAGATAATAAGATTGTATTGAACACCAGCGAACTAAGTGTCAGTGTGGACGCCGGGACGGGAATTGTTTCTTATTTCTCAAAGGATGGCAAGTCGTTATTGGTAGAGAAATCCGGTATGCAGTTTATCGATTTCGATGATGCAGGGACAAAAACTTATCAGGTTTATCAACCTTTTGTATTAGATAAGGAGGAAGCCATCTATGGTTTGGGGCAATTGCAAAATGGAAAGATGATTCAGCGGAACATGACTAAAAATCTGATACAGGGAAATGTTGAAGATGTGTCACCTTTCTTCCAGTCTACTAAAGGATATGGTGTGTTTTGGGATAACTATTCGCCGACTCTTTTTACAGATAACGAAACTGAAACATCTTTCCGCTCTGAAGTAGGTGACTGTGTGGACTATTATTTCATGTATGGGAAGAATGCCGATGGTGTAATAGCACAGGTACGCAGCTTGACCGGACAAGCACCGATGTTTCCTTTATGGACTTATGGTTACTGGCAAAGTAAAGAAAGATATAAGAGCCAGGAGGAAGTGGTAGACGTTGTTCGTAAATATCGTGAATTGGGTATTCCCTTGGATGGCATTATTCAGGACTGGCAATATTGGGGGCATAACTATTTGTGGAATGCGATGGATTTTCAGAATCCGGCTTTCAATAATCCTCAAAAGATGATTGAGGATGTCCATGCGATGAACGCACACATGGCTATATCTATCTGGTCGTCATTCGGACCGATGACCAAACCTTATAGAGAATTGGACAAAAAAGGGATGTTGTTTAGCTTCACTACCTGGCCGCAATCGGGATTGGAGTCATGGCCCCCCAACATGGAATATCCTTCCGGTGTAAGGGTGTATGATGCTTACAATCCCGAAGCGCGTGATATTTATTGGAAATATCTGAATGATGGAATTTTCAAGTTGGGAATGGATGCCTGGTGGATGGACTCTACCGAACCCGATCATTTGGACTGGAAGCCGGAGGATATGGATACCAAAACCTATTTGGGCTCGTTCCGTAAGGTGCGCAATGCTTATCCGTTGATGACTGTCGGAGGGGTTTACGACCATCAGCGTGCAGTGACTTCGGACAAACGTGTGTTTATTTTAACCCGTTCCGGATTCTTGGGGCAGCAACGTTATGGTGCAAATGTATGGAGTGGTGATGTCGCTTCCACCTGGGAGAGTTTTAGAAATCAGATTCCTGCCGGATTAAACTTTTCTTTGTGTGGTATGCCTCACTGGAATAGTGATATTGGTGGCTTTTTTGCAGGACATTATAATAAAAGCTGGAATGATGATAGTGCTTCGAAAAATCCATTGTATCAGGAGCTTTATGTGCGTTGGTTGCAGTTTGGAACGTTCAATCCGATGATGCGTTCGCACGGGACGGATGTTTATAGGGAAATCTATAAGTTCGGAAAGAAGGGTGAGCCTGTATATGATGCTATCGAGAAGATGATAGGTTTACGTTACTCTCTGTTGCCTTATATTTATTCTACTTCTAGGGAGGTGAGCAATCGCCAATCGAGTTTTATGCGCGCTTTGATGATGGATTTTGTAGATGACAGAAAGGTGTGGGATATCAATGACGAATATATGTTTGGAAAATCGCTCCTTGTGGCTCCGATTGCTCATGCACAATATACACCGGAAGCTGTGGTAAAAGTCTCCGAAGAAGAAGGATGGAACAGAGATGGGGCGAAAAAAACAAAAACTGACGCTGTTGTGGATTTCATGGAAACGAAATCTACCAAAATATACTTACCGGCAGGAACGCTATGGTATGACTTCTGGACGAACGAGAAACACGAAGGCGGAAAGGAAATTACCAAAGAGACTACACTGGATGTTATTCCATTGTATGTAAAAGCGGGTAGTATTATTCCTGTCGGTCCACAAGTTCAGTATGCAACTGAAAAACCGTGGGATCATCTTGAATTGAAGGTGTATGCGGGTGCGAATGGAAACTTCATTTTATATGAAGATGAATTTGATAATTACAATTACGAAAAAGGAGCTTATACGGAAATTCCAATCTCTTGGAATAATGCATCTCGTAAATTGACGATAGGGGCAAGAAAAGGTGCGTATGAGGGAATGTTGAAGAACCGTAAGTTTACTGTAACTCTTCAGGACGGGACTCAAAAAAACGTCGATTATAATGGGAAGGCAATTTCTGTAAAGTTTTGA
- a CDS encoding glycoside hydrolase family 43 protein, producing the protein MKNLNFWGVLLLLAMTTATLGVAQNPIIQTKYTADPAPMVYNDTVFLYTTHDEDDAEGFKMLDWLLYTSTDMVNWTDHGAVASLKSFDWVKRDNGAWAEQVIERNGKFYMYCPIHGNGIGVLVSDSPYGPFKDPLNKPLVWQKEHWYDIDPTVFIDDDGQAYMYWGNPNVYYVKLNEDMISYSGEIVQVENKPEHYQEGPWVYKRNGHYYMAFASTCCPEGIGYAMSDKATGPWSTKGYIMRPTERSRGNHPGIIDYKGSSYVFGLNYDLLHLETLDHKERRSTSVAKMHYNPDGTIQEVPYWQETKLEQIENFNPYRRVEAETMAWGYGLKAENHKNGGLYITDIDDNEYLCVRGVDFGKKGAKKFSVSAACVEKGGMIEIRLDSTEGPVIGSVSISPTGGLDIYKQMSCRIKNAKGVHDLYFCFKGEKGNKLFNLDYWGFE; encoded by the coding sequence ATGAAAAACTTGAATTTTTGGGGTGTATTACTCCTGTTGGCAATGACTACCGCTACTTTAGGAGTGGCACAAAATCCTATTATCCAGACAAAATATACCGCTGATCCGGCTCCGATGGTATATAATGATACCGTTTTCCTTTATACAACTCATGATGAGGATGATGCCGAAGGATTCAAAATGTTGGACTGGTTACTTTATACTTCCACCGATATGGTCAATTGGACCGATCATGGAGCGGTCGCTTCTCTGAAGAGTTTTGATTGGGTGAAACGTGATAACGGTGCCTGGGCAGAACAAGTCATCGAACGTAATGGCAAATTTTATATGTATTGTCCGATTCACGGTAATGGTATTGGCGTATTGGTTTCCGACTCTCCTTACGGTCCTTTTAAAGACCCATTGAACAAACCGTTGGTTTGGCAGAAGGAGCATTGGTACGACATTGACCCGACCGTATTTATTGATGATGACGGACAAGCGTATATGTATTGGGGCAATCCGAATGTTTATTATGTGAAACTGAATGAGGATATGATTTCATATTCGGGGGAAATTGTACAAGTAGAAAATAAACCGGAACATTATCAGGAAGGTCCGTGGGTGTATAAACGGAACGGGCATTATTACATGGCTTTCGCTTCAACTTGTTGCCCGGAAGGGATTGGCTATGCCATGAGCGACAAAGCTACCGGACCATGGAGTACAAAAGGATATATTATGCGTCCAACAGAGCGGAGTAGAGGAAATCATCCTGGAATTATCGATTATAAAGGTAGCTCTTATGTATTTGGCCTAAATTATGATTTGCTTCATTTGGAAACATTGGATCATAAGGAACGTCGTTCCACGTCTGTTGCAAAAATGCATTATAATCCGGATGGAACTATTCAGGAAGTTCCTTATTGGCAGGAGACGAAACTGGAACAGATTGAAAACTTTAATCCTTACCGTAGAGTGGAAGCTGAAACGATGGCTTGGGGATATGGTCTTAAAGCTGAAAATCATAAGAATGGTGGTTTGTATATAACCGATATCGATGATAATGAATATCTGTGTGTGCGTGGTGTCGACTTTGGCAAGAAGGGAGCAAAAAAATTCAGTGTAAGCGCAGCTTGTGTTGAAAAAGGCGGAATGATAGAAATTCGTCTGGACAGCACAGAAGGTCCGGTAATAGGCAGTGTCAGTATATCACCGACAGGAGGACTGGATATATATAAACAGATGTCATGCCGGATAAAGAATGCAAAGGGTGTACATGATCTTTATTTCTGCTTTAAAGGAGAGAAAGGAAACAAACTTTTCAATCTGGATTATTGGGGATTTGAATAG
- the xyl3A gene encoding xylan 1,4-beta-xylosidase, giving the protein MKRGWIPIMGVCLVLSFSACKQLLPYQDTSLTAEQRAEDLLPRLTLEEKVSIMQNASPAIPRLGIKEYEWWNEALHGVGRAGLATVFPQSIGMGASFNDSLLYEVFNATSDEARVKSRIFGESGVLKRYQGLTFWTPNVNIFRDPRWGRGQETYGEDPYLTGQMGMAVVRGLQGPEDAGYDKLHACAKHFAVHSGPEWNRHSFDAENINPRDLWETYLPAFKDLVQKAHVKEVMCAYNRFEGEPCCGSNRLLMQILRDEWGYKGIVVSDCGAISDFYRPGTHGTHPDKEHASAAAVRAGTDLECGSEYASLADAVKAGLIDEKEIDISLKRLLTARFELGEMDDQPAWSEIPASVLNSKEHQALALRMARESLVLLQNKNNILPLNTHLKVAVMGPNANDSVMQWGNYNGIPAHTVTLLEAVRAKLPEGQIIYEPGCDRVDGKTLQSLFDECSINGKPGFLAEYWNNRDREGEVAATDQISTPFHFATTGATTFAPGVEITNFSARYESVFRPSQSGDVAFRFQLDGEVTLIINGEQVAQKIYVKNPTNLYTLQAKAGKEYHIEILFKQRNERATLDFDLGKEVGIDLNLAVKKVMDADVILFAGGISPSLEGEEMPVEVPGFKGGDRTDIELPDVQRDLLKALKKAGKKVVFINYSGSAIGLVPETTTCEAILQAWYPGQAGGTAIVDALWGEYNPGGRLPVTFYKDVNQLPDFEDYSMKGRTYRYMQQQPLFPFGHGLSYTTFTYGEADLSKNTIGNGETVMLTVPVSNVGQRDGDEVVQVYLRSPADKDGPRYTLRAFKRVHIPAGQTKSVTIPLTHESFEWFDEATNTMHPVTGTYELLYGGTSDRNKLKTIVMNVQ; this is encoded by the coding sequence ATGAAAAGAGGTTGGATACCGATTATGGGTGTTTGTTTGGTGTTATCGTTTTCGGCATGTAAGCAATTGCTGCCTTACCAGGACACTTCTTTAACGGCGGAACAACGGGCGGAGGATTTGTTGCCCCGGTTGACTTTGGAAGAAAAAGTATCAATCATGCAAAATGCGTCACCTGCTATCCCCCGACTGGGAATTAAAGAATATGAGTGGTGGAATGAGGCGTTGCACGGTGTGGGACGTGCCGGATTGGCTACTGTTTTTCCCCAGTCTATCGGTATGGGAGCTTCTTTTAATGATTCATTATTATATGAAGTGTTCAATGCCACTTCCGATGAGGCTCGCGTAAAATCGCGTATTTTCGGTGAAAGCGGCGTGCTGAAACGCTATCAGGGATTAACATTCTGGACACCGAATGTCAATATATTCCGTGACCCTCGTTGGGGACGTGGTCAAGAAACATATGGGGAAGACCCTTATTTGACAGGACAAATGGGAATGGCTGTAGTCCGTGGCTTGCAAGGACCGGAAGATGCCGGATATGATAAGCTGCACGCATGTGCCAAGCACTTTGCCGTTCATTCAGGACCGGAGTGGAACCGGCATAGTTTTGATGCGGAGAATATAAATCCCCGGGATTTATGGGAAACCTATCTGCCTGCTTTTAAAGATTTGGTACAGAAAGCGCATGTAAAGGAAGTGATGTGTGCCTACAATCGTTTTGAGGGAGAGCCTTGTTGTGGCAGTAATCGCCTGTTGATGCAAATATTGCGGGATGAATGGGGATACAAAGGCATTGTAGTCTCTGACTGTGGAGCGATTTCCGATTTCTATAGACCGGGAACGCATGGGACTCACCCGGACAAGGAACACGCTTCGGCCGCTGCTGTGCGGGCAGGCACAGACCTTGAATGTGGAAGTGAATATGCTTCACTGGCGGATGCTGTAAAAGCCGGTTTGATTGACGAAAAAGAAATAGATATTTCATTGAAACGTTTGTTGACAGCACGTTTTGAACTGGGAGAAATGGACGACCAACCGGCTTGGTCGGAAATTCCAGCCTCTGTGTTGAATAGTAAGGAACATCAGGCATTGGCTTTGCGTATGGCCCGTGAATCATTGGTGCTCTTGCAGAATAAAAACAACATCCTGCCTCTGAATACCCATCTGAAAGTAGCCGTTATGGGACCTAATGCCAATGACTCCGTGATGCAGTGGGGAAATTATAACGGAATTCCGGCACATACGGTTACCTTATTGGAAGCTGTCCGTGCCAAACTACCGGAAGGACAAATCATATACGAACCGGGTTGTGACCGTGTGGACGGAAAGACACTCCAAAGCCTGTTTGATGAATGTAGCATAAATGGTAAACCCGGTTTCTTGGCAGAATATTGGAATAATCGTGATCGTGAAGGGGAAGTGGCTGCTACTGACCAGATTTCCACTCCGTTCCATTTTGCAACAACAGGGGCTACTACATTTGCGCCCGGTGTGGAAATTACTAATTTCTCGGCTCGTTATGAATCTGTCTTTCGTCCTTCGCAGTCCGGTGATGTTGCTTTCCGTTTCCAACTGGATGGTGAAGTGACTCTTATTATAAATGGTGAGCAAGTGGCCCAGAAAATATATGTTAAGAATCCGACGAACCTCTATACGTTACAGGCGAAAGCTGGAAAAGAGTATCATATCGAGATTTTATTCAAACAACGGAATGAAAGGGCTACACTTGATTTTGATCTGGGCAAAGAGGTCGGGATCGACTTGAACCTTGCAGTGAAGAAAGTAATGGATGCTGATGTGATTCTTTTTGCAGGTGGAATTTCTCCAAGTCTGGAAGGTGAGGAAATGCCGGTAGAAGTTCCCGGATTTAAGGGTGGTGACCGTACGGATATTGAACTTCCGGACGTTCAACGTGATTTGTTGAAAGCTTTGAAGAAGGCTGGTAAAAAGGTTGTCTTTATCAATTATTCCGGTTCAGCTATCGGACTAGTGCCCGAAACGACTACTTGTGAAGCGATTCTGCAGGCATGGTATCCGGGACAGGCGGGTGGTACAGCTATCGTTGATGCTCTTTGGGGAGAGTATAATCCCGGTGGACGCCTGCCGGTCACTTTCTATAAGGATGTGAATCAATTGCCGGACTTTGAAGACTATTCCATGAAGGGGCGTACCTATCGATATATGCAACAGCAACCACTTTTCCCATTCGGTCATGGGTTGAGTTATACTACGTTTACTTATGGTGAGGCTGATCTAAGTAAGAATACGATTGGAAATGGAGAAACTGTTATGTTGACTGTTCCGGTGAGTAATGTAGGGCAGCGAGACGGGGATGAAGTGGTTCAGGTTTATCTGCGATCTCCGGCAGATAAAGACGGTCCCCGTTATACCTTGCGTGCTTTCAAGCGTGTCCACATTCCTGCCGGGCAAACTAAATCAGTAACCATTCCTCTTACACATGAGAGTTTCGAATGGTTTGATGAGGCGACTAATACCATGCATCCGGTGACAGGTACTTATGAATTACTGTATGGAGGAACTTCTGATAGAAATAAGTTGAAAACGATTGTAATGAACGTACAGTAA